The Plasmodium vivax scf_6593 genomic scaffold, whole genome shotgun sequence genomic interval CTGCATAGTAATTCGAACATTTTGAACTATTTATGAAAGGAAACATTTCATTGTTAGAAAATCATATACAGTGTGCTactttgtatttatatttggaaaattagCTGCTGTTAGAATCTttcattttatctttttagtATTAGATGTGCAGTCAAGATAGTTACAACTTTCCGTCAATTTCAGGTTTGATATAATCCTatgtttacatttaaatggaTCATATGGTAGTTATTAGTTTAATAATGTAACTTTGTGAGAAATGTCATCATGCATTAATTAATTAgatgtttttttcaatcccctaaaatatattgttcacacatttatttttttatgtgttccttttaaaattagaaCAGAAAATAAATGCGCTTTATAATAGTTACTATCTAATTTTTGtctaataaatttttctttttctattgTGCTACAATGtagtcttcatttttatagttttaattttaagcatTTCATATGCTATGGTTGTATTTATGTaactattctttttaaaaagttatgaTCTCATTACACattgtatacattttgatTGCTTCCCCACGAGTTCTATTTTATTGGGTAtataataaagcaaaaaagtacgtgtaaaaaataaaagaaaaatgacacaagtttgtaaaatttttcacataaagacaataaattaagaatattttacaaactaaaaaatatggtgAAATACAAAGAGAAATTTGTTTGCTATGCAATTATGTAAGTtggtaattattaatatatgtatgcaattATATTAAAGTTATTGTTTTACGTAGTACATGAGCATGTAATTGATTATAACACTGAAATATCTCATAAGTGTTGATGACAAAAGTGTATACTTAAGGAGTATAATCATTTACtaatatgatatttttaaagttgttttttttcagcatTAAAAAAGTTCACAACCTAATAGGAAGTAcatattcattattatacgaatatatttgtgtataatatatatgataattaatataacaCTGCTTAATCAGTAAATATAGGTTCATTATGGCATCTGTTATTATGATATAAGGAATGGAATTGAAGATCATATCAGTAGAATTATTCAAATTGTTCTAATAATTTGAAAGGATAATGTACAATTCTATAGGTTAAGATATTAAAGCAGAATCTCTGTTGTGTacctataaaaatattataattttttatattaatagtaATACATTTAGGAATTGTATGATAGCAATTGatcttatatattatgttaacATTGTTAATATGATTGTTATTATTCTTACTTTTATTATGTCTTTcaagttttttataataattgataaaaataacatttaattTGACATCTACtgattataaataaaaattctttCGATGTAGTCCTAATTATATTGTAGttcttttctattatttttctgtattttaatcataataaaattgcacaaaattgtaaattgtgtaattataaatatttatcctTTTATGTGATTTACTCTTTTCAtcattgttattatttttaatttcatattGTCCAACTATGATAATTGTACTGTTTAATTATGATACCTAAACAGTTACTGTAAAAAGCATATTCATTCTCtgtatcataatttttatctttcaaTGGGATAACGTTTTAATGATTATAACGTAGTTAATTTTGCATAGACtgataaggaaaattataatgggAATTTTCTGAATTAGAATCCATATATTCTGAAGTTCTTTCAAGCCACTGCTGAGCTAAATGTTTGTTAGTAGTTTgccttaatttttcctttttacttaCTAAAGAACGGATGAGTGGTCCAAGGGCTGTGTACTATTAtagaaaatggaaattaaggtattataaaataatttatcgATAAAAGTAAAGTTATATTAGTAATTAATGTgtgataatatatataaaaattatatttcttatacTTTATACAAAACCatggaagtgaaaaaaactcCTGATAATGATAATCCAGCATAGTAGATAGGTTTTGAATGTCCATTGTCGGTTAAATTTGCATCTGCCGATGGTGGATGAAATAAGACTGGAGGGACAGCAAGATCAACTTCTTGTCCAGGGTGACGAAATTTTGATTCAGTAAGAGCATCTTCTGACTCAGTAAGTACCTTACCTGGTTCAGAAGTTTCAGGGGGAACATCAGCAACTTCCACACTTGGTTCACTGTTCCCATCTTCTACTTTTGGAGGAATTACGCATCTTTTTATAGTTgcttttaaattatcattATCTAAAATAGTTTGACGAGTTGAATCATATTTAGGAAATGTTTTGGCTATATTACTTAAATCACAATCATCAGAAATAGAATACCCATAATTGTCAGAATCAAGGGGATCATCAAAACATctattttcatcaaaaaattCTGCATAacttttatttatgaattcAGAAAATAATGAACAATCTTTTTCAACATTACTATTCTTTTCTATGgcttttttgcataaatctttaaaataatccCTATTTACGCAATATACATCAAATCCatcctctttttaattattgatgcgtttttttctttaccttGTCTTTTACATTTACGACTGGGATCCTctatttcatataatttattccataatttttcaataagtatccatttttctattataacATCTGATTTATCTGTTGTatgtgtgctttttttttcatctaaCCAAAGATTTAAATAATCGCAAAATATTTCTCTATTTTCATCATCATACGCAGTTAGACGCCTGTATCCTTTGTAAAGAGTGCAACCAATATTTGTTAGTGCATCATTTTCTTCTGCTCTAATATCTGTTAAATCATCAATAGTACAAAATGTTTGGttgttataattaaaattttttatttgctcaATAAACATGTTTAATGGACAAAGTTTCTTATGATCATCctaaaatgtaaaaggaCAAAGATAAGAattacatgcatatataaaagaaataacatTAATGATACATTAATAAATCACAATAcattgataaatattttaacacaCGATATTtctaatataatttattcatattactaatgacattttttaagatttatagaagtatataaatttttaatatatatatatattatttttcatgaatttaattttatatcgTTGTGTGattttattatgaattttGGTTATTAtgtaacaaaaatataatgcgTAATGTAATGACATATTTAataatcaattttatatatgattaatatagattaaacaaaagaaagaaatagaaggtcattttaagaaatatttatatttcagTGAAGttgtaaattaaatatacaagaaagtataaaataatatagaaaagaattgtaatatgtatatcataaaaaagctaaaagtatattttctttatattattcatttatgttaCTTATAACATTCACACACATAAGAGTGATAGAGAACATGTATGCaccttataaataatttcatgcCATTGATATAGataattctttttctgttaattgataataatataaaattttcttaatatttcAATGTaagttaaacaaaaattttccttttacgttttatcatatatattaaataaagaTATGTACATAGTTATTTATAGTTTCgtagattatttttttatcattatattatttatgttgtGAAGTAACATGTACTAGTAAATTATGTATTGTAATAGTTTAAATGACAAAATATacatagtaaaaatataataggtatatagaaaaattatttttgtaatatatatctTGTGTAATATCTTATTTGATATATGAATAGAATACTGTATCCTAAGTATAAGAGCATTAGTGTTCACATTATCTCCATATTATCTACCCAGTTTATTCTTATGAAATGCTTACATGATTTCGAGTGAGTGtttgaaatgtaaaaagataatatataaatatttaattataaaggtgataaaattaaaaacgttaTAGGTAATATTTCATGTAATATTGTTgacaatattatttataaaaagaatattatatgttGAATATTTCattagaaatattttctaatattGTTAACATATTAAATGATCAACAAACCTTAGTATTTTATAATTCCtttattatgaattaaaGTTAGCGCATAACAATTTATGTTATTgcctaaaaataattaatattatgacatttttgaaatataatttatatcgTATAAGAAAAGATTGCattgttaaaattatttttttttttattccatattataaataaggGATACTTTGTTTCATTTGAAcagttattttaaaattgtggaTACATAAACACAcagtaatttttatttaatgtacaccaactcaaa includes:
- a CDS encoding variable surface protein Vir17, putative (encoded by transcript PVX_011610A) — its product is MFIEQIKNFNYNNQTFCTIDDLTDIRAEENDALTNIGCTLYKGYRRLTAYDDENREIFCDYLNLWLDEKKSTHTTDKSDVIIEKWILIEKLWNKLYEIEDPSRKCKRQEDGFDVYCVNRDYFKDLCKKAIEKNSNVEKDCSLFSEFINKSYAEFFDENRCFDDPLDSDNYGYSISDDCDLSNIAKTFPKYDSTRQTILDNDNLKATIKRCVIPPKVEDGNSEPSVEVADVPPETSEPGKVLTESEDALTESKFRHPGQEVDLAVPPVLFHPPSADANLTDNGHSKPIYYAGLSLSGVFFTSMVLYKYTALGPLIRSLVSKKEKLRQTTNKHLAQQWLERTSEYMDSNSENSHYNFPYQSMQN